Proteins from a single region of Streptococcus oralis:
- a CDS encoding type II toxin-antitoxin system PemK/MazF family toxin, with the protein MIAKSEYIPEKQDIIWLDFDPSVGREIQKRRPALVVSRREYALQTGFVAVCPITHGQHRLAEKGLLVPVSSDKVDGAVNPFQLYTFDFRMRNAQKITRMDTQCFQKVVQLYQYIFGDT; encoded by the coding sequence TTGATAGCGAAATCTGAGTATATTCCTGAAAAGCAGGATATCATTTGGCTGGACTTTGATCCATCAGTCGGTCGGGAGATTCAGAAAAGGCGACCTGCCTTGGTAGTTTCTAGGAGAGAATATGCCTTGCAAACTGGTTTTGTGGCTGTCTGTCCTATCACTCATGGCCAACATCGTTTGGCTGAAAAAGGCTTGCTCGTTCCTGTCTCGTCGGACAAGGTAGATGGCGCTGTCAATCCATTTCAACTCTATACCTTTGATTTTCGGATGCGTAATGCTCAAAAAATAACAAGAATGGACACACAATGTTTTCAGAAAGTCGTCCAACTTTACCAGTACATCTTTGGAGATACTTAA
- a CDS encoding CPBP family intramembrane glutamic endopeptidase: MKRNKAIAIYLLGTFSQIVSVCLLFFFLNHFSVHSNLLTVLGIIVGGISSALWGIIVANHYFHIHFKKIVKDFFNIHTSYKHYLLSFFLIILDFSFLRFGGKIIEFSWYLPFLMFFKFIVFGGIEEIGWRYVFQPILQEKLPYFHSTILTFFSWAIWHLLFFYIDGSLATLQILPFLFGLLTNSFILSALYNKTKNLWICVMTHSIINVLSQLTIDTDRSETYLLKIFIILVSCYMVIYKKDEYSR, translated from the coding sequence ATGAAAAGAAATAAGGCAATTGCGATATATTTACTAGGCACATTTAGCCAAATAGTATCAGTTTGTCTCCTTTTCTTTTTCTTGAATCATTTTTCTGTTCATTCCAATCTATTAACTGTTTTAGGAATCATTGTTGGTGGGATTTCTTCAGCTCTTTGGGGAATAATTGTTGCAAATCACTATTTTCATATTCATTTTAAGAAGATCGTAAAAGATTTTTTTAACATCCATACTAGTTATAAACATTATTTATTATCTTTTTTCCTAATTATCCTTGATTTTTCTTTTCTAAGGTTTGGTGGGAAAATAATAGAATTTAGCTGGTATCTCCCATTTTTGATGTTCTTCAAATTTATTGTGTTTGGTGGTATAGAAGAGATTGGATGGCGATATGTCTTTCAACCAATTTTACAAGAGAAGCTACCGTATTTTCACTCAACAATCCTAACCTTTTTCAGCTGGGCGATTTGGCATCTGTTGTTCTTTTACATTGATGGTTCCCTAGCAACTCTGCAAATTCTACCGTTTTTATTTGGATTGCTGACGAATTCTTTCATACTCTCAGCTCTTTATAACAAAACAAAGAATCTCTGGATTTGCGTTATGACACATTCGATCATTAATGTCTTGTCTCAGCTAACCATAGACACTGATCGATCCGAAACCTACCTGCTTAAAATCTTCATCATCTTGGTATCCTGCTATATGGTAATATATAAAAAAGATGAGTATAGTCGGTAG
- a CDS encoding ClC family H(+)/Cl(-) exchange transporter, which translates to MEEQSKTLSSKKEFAFASSTILSQVGRGIIVGLVVGVIVGSFRFLIEKGFHLIQGLYQDQAHLVRNLFIIGLFYLIVCWLSAKLTRSEKDIKGSGIPQVEAELKGLMSLNWWSVLWKKYVLGILAIAGGLMLGREGPSIQLGAVGGKGIAKWLKSSLVEERSLIASGAAAGLAAAFNAPIAGLLFVVEEVYHHFSRFFWVSTLAASLVANFVSLLIFGLTPVLDMPDNIPLMTLDQYWIYLVMGVFLGLSGFLYEKAVLNVGQIYEWLGQKIHLDRAYYPILAFILIIPVGIFLPQILGGGNQVVLSLTEQDFSFQLLLAYFLIRFIWSMISYGSGLPGGIFLPILALGSLLGALVGVICVNLGFVSQEQFPIFVILGMSGYFGAISKAPLTAMILVTEMVGDIRNLMPLGLVTLVAYIVMDLLKGAPVYEAMLEKILPEEATDEGEVTLIEIPVSDKIAGKQVHELNLPHNVLITTQVHNGKSQTVNGSTRMYLGDMIHLVIPKSEIGKVKDLLL; encoded by the coding sequence ATGGAGGAACAGTCAAAAACACTTAGTTCCAAGAAAGAATTTGCCTTTGCCTCAAGCACCATATTATCCCAAGTTGGACGAGGAATCATTGTTGGTCTCGTCGTCGGGGTAATCGTCGGATCCTTTCGTTTCTTAATCGAAAAGGGCTTCCACCTGATACAAGGACTTTATCAAGATCAAGCGCACCTAGTGCGCAATCTTTTTATCATTGGTCTATTTTATTTAATAGTTTGCTGGCTTAGTGCGAAACTAACTCGGTCAGAAAAAGATATCAAGGGTTCAGGAATTCCTCAAGTCGAAGCCGAGCTGAAGGGACTGATGAGCCTCAACTGGTGGAGTGTCCTCTGGAAGAAATATGTATTAGGGATTCTTGCTATTGCCGGTGGTCTTATGCTAGGGCGTGAAGGGCCGAGTATTCAACTTGGAGCTGTTGGTGGTAAAGGTATCGCCAAGTGGCTCAAATCTAGCCTAGTAGAGGAACGCTCCCTGATTGCCAGTGGTGCTGCAGCTGGCTTAGCTGCTGCCTTTAATGCTCCGATTGCTGGGTTGCTCTTTGTCGTAGAAGAAGTATACCACCATTTTTCCCGCTTTTTCTGGGTCTCAACTCTAGCAGCCAGTCTAGTAGCAAACTTTGTCTCACTACTCATATTTGGCCTAACACCCGTACTAGATATGCCAGACAATATTCCTCTCATGACCCTAGACCAGTATTGGATTTACCTGGTTATGGGAGTTTTTCTCGGGCTTTCTGGTTTTCTCTATGAGAAAGCTGTACTCAATGTTGGTCAAATTTATGAATGGCTTGGTCAAAAAATCCATTTGGATAGAGCTTATTATCCAATCCTAGCCTTTATCCTCATCATACCAGTCGGAATTTTCTTACCTCAAATTCTTGGTGGTGGAAATCAGGTCGTTCTTTCTTTGACTGAGCAAGATTTTAGTTTTCAGCTTCTATTAGCTTACTTTTTGATTCGCTTTATTTGGAGCATGATTAGTTATGGAAGCGGCCTCCCAGGAGGAATTTTCCTACCCATTTTGGCGCTTGGTTCCTTACTAGGTGCCCTAGTCGGTGTTATTTGTGTCAACCTTGGATTTGTCAGTCAGGAACAATTTCCTATATTTGTCATTCTGGGGATGAGTGGCTACTTTGGGGCAATATCTAAGGCTCCCTTAACTGCTATGATACTCGTAACCGAAATGGTTGGAGATATTCGCAACCTCATGCCACTTGGCTTAGTGACCTTAGTTGCCTACATCGTCATGGATCTACTCAAGGGTGCTCCAGTCTATGAGGCCATGCTTGAAAAAATACTACCAGAAGAAGCAACAGACGAAGGAGAAGTTACCCTAATTGAAATCCCTGTATCTGACAAGATAGCTGGAAAGCAGGTTCACGAGCTCAACTTGCCACATAACGTACTCATCACCACCCAAGTTCATAATGGCAAAAGCCAAACAGTTAACGGCTCAACTAGAATGTATCTGGGTGATATGATTCACCTGGTGATTCCAAAAAGTGAAATTGGGAAAGTCAAAGATTTGTTGTTGTAA
- the ylqF gene encoding ribosome biogenesis GTPase YlqF — translation MATIQWFPGHMSKARRQVQENLKFVDFVTILVDARLPLSSQNPMLTKIVGDKPKLLILNKADLADPAMTKEWRQYFESQGIQTLAINSKEQVTVKVVTDAAKKLMADKIARQKERGIKIETLRTMIIGIPNAGKSTLMNRLAGKKIAVVGNKPGVTKGQQWLKTNKDLEILDTPGILWPKFEDETVALKLALTGAIKDQLLPMDEVTIFGLNYFKKHYPEKLAERFKQMKIEEEAPVIIMDMTRALGFRDDYDRFYSLFVKEVRDGKLGNYTLDTLDDIDDDD, via the coding sequence ATGGCTACTATTCAATGGTTTCCGGGCCACATGTCTAAGGCTCGGCGGCAAGTTCAGGAGAATTTAAAATTTGTTGATTTTGTGACGATTTTGGTGGATGCTCGGCTACCTTTATCTAGTCAAAATCCTATGTTAACTAAGATTGTTGGGGATAAACCAAAGCTTTTGATTTTGAATAAGGCAGATCTGGCTGACCCCGCAATGACCAAAGAATGGCGTCAGTATTTTGAATCACAGGGAATTCAAACTCTGGCTATCAACTCCAAAGAGCAAGTAACTGTAAAAGTTGTGACTGATGCCGCTAAAAAGCTCATGGCTGATAAGATTGCACGCCAGAAAGAACGCGGTATCAAGATCGAAACCTTGCGGACCATGATTATCGGAATTCCAAATGCCGGTAAGTCAACTCTCATGAACCGTTTGGCTGGGAAAAAGATTGCGGTTGTCGGCAATAAACCAGGTGTTACCAAGGGGCAACAATGGCTTAAAACCAATAAAGACCTTGAAATTTTAGACACACCAGGGATTCTCTGGCCTAAATTTGAAGACGAAACCGTTGCTTTGAAACTAGCCTTGACTGGAGCCATTAAAGACCAGTTGCTCCCTATGGATGAAGTGACCATTTTTGGTCTCAATTATTTCAAAAAACATTATCCAGAAAAGCTAGCTGAACGCTTCAAACAAATGAAGATAGAAGAAGAAGCACCTGTTATCATCATGGATATGACACGTGCCCTTGGTTTCCGAGACGACTACGACCGCTTTTACAGCCTCTTCGTCAAGGAAGTCCGTGATGGAAAACTCGGTAACTATACCTTAGATACATTGGACGACATCGATGACGACGATTAA
- the addA gene encoding helicase-exonuclease AddAB subunit AddA, with the protein MKPISFLTEEEIQKLQEAEASSNKEQKKTAEQIEAIYTAGQNILVSASAGSGKTFVMAERILDQLARGVEISQLFISTFTVKAATELKERLEKKISKQIQESRDVDLKQHLGRQLADLPNAAIGTMDSFTQKFLGKHGYLIDIAPNFRILQNESEQLILKNEVFHQVFEAHYPGENKETFSRLVKNFAGRGKDERGLRQQVYKIYDFLQSTSSPQKWLNESFLKGFEEADFVIEKDKLTEQIKQALWDLESFFRYHLDNDAKEFPKAAYLENVQLVLDEIGSLNQESDSQAYRAVLARVVAISKEKNGRALANSSRKADLKTLADAYNDERKTLFSKLGQLADQITILDYQEHYHEDTWELAKTFQTFMSDFVEAYRERKRLENAFEFADISHYTIEILENFPKVREAYQERFHEVMVDEYQDTNHIQERMLELLSNGHNRFMVGDIKQSIYRFRQADPQIFNEKFQRYAQNHKEGKLILLKENFRSSSEVLSATNDVFARLMDQEVGEINYDSMHQLVFANTKLTPNPDNKAEFLLYDKDDSGQEEEESQTESKLTGEMRLVIKEILKLHQEKGVAFKEIALLTSSRSRNDQILLALSEYGIPVKTDGEQNNYLQSLEVQVMLDTLRVIHNPLQDYALVALMKSPMFGFDEDELARLSLQKAEDKIQENLYEKLVNAQKQAASQKNLIHTALAEKLNQFMDILDSWRLYAKVHSLYDLIWKIYNDRFYYDYVGALLNGPARQANLYALALRADQFEKSNFKGLSRFIRMIDQVLDAQHDLASVAVAPPKDAVELMTIHKSKGLEFPYVFILNMDQDFNKQDSMSDVILSRQNGLGVKYIAKVETGAVEAHYPKTIKLSIPSLTYTQNEEELQLASYSEQMRLLYVAMTRAERKLYLVGKGSREKLEAKEYPAANNGKLDSNTRLQARNFQDWIWAISKVFAKDNLNFSYRFVGEDQLTREAIGELENKSPLQDSSQADNRQSETIKEALEMLKEVEVYNTLHRAAIELSSVQTPSQIKKFYEPVMDMEGVQIANQTQSPEKQISFDLPDFSTKEKVTGAEIGSATHELMQRIDLSQQPTLASLAETLKQVQTSPAVRDKINLSKILAFFDTSLGQEILGNTSHLYREQPFSMLKRDQKSQEDFVVRGILDGYLLYKDRIVLFDYKTDRYDEPSQLIDRYRGQLALYGEALSRAYSIKNIEKYLILLGKDEVQVVKV; encoded by the coding sequence ATGAAGCCCATTTCCTTTTTAACTGAGGAAGAAATTCAAAAACTGCAAGAAGCAGAAGCGAGTTCGAACAAGGAACAAAAGAAAACAGCTGAGCAAATCGAAGCCATTTATACCGCAGGGCAAAATATCCTTGTTTCAGCGTCTGCTGGTTCAGGGAAGACCTTTGTTATGGCCGAGCGCATTCTGGATCAGTTAGCGCGAGGTGTGGAAATCAGCCAACTCTTTATCTCGACCTTTACCGTCAAGGCTGCTACTGAACTAAAGGAGCGCTTGGAGAAAAAAATCAGCAAGCAAATCCAAGAAAGTAGAGATGTTGATCTCAAACAACACTTGGGACGTCAGTTGGCAGATCTGCCAAACGCGGCCATCGGAACTATGGACTCCTTCACACAAAAGTTCCTCGGTAAACATGGCTATCTGATTGATATTGCACCAAATTTCCGTATTCTACAAAATGAAAGTGAACAGTTAATCCTCAAAAACGAAGTTTTTCATCAGGTGTTTGAAGCCCATTACCCAGGTGAAAATAAAGAGACCTTTAGTCGTTTGGTGAAAAACTTTGCTGGGCGTGGCAAGGATGAACGTGGTCTGCGCCAGCAAGTCTACAAAATATATGATTTCCTCCAATCCACCAGCAGTCCCCAAAAATGGTTGAACGAGTCTTTTCTCAAAGGGTTTGAAGAAGCTGACTTTGTAATTGAAAAAGACAAATTAACTGAGCAAATCAAGCAGGCGCTTTGGGACTTGGAAAGTTTCTTTCGTTATCATCTGGATAACGATGCCAAGGAGTTTCCAAAAGCTGCCTATTTAGAAAATGTGCAGCTGGTTCTGGATGAAATTGGCTCCTTAAATCAAGAGTCCGATAGCCAGGCTTATCGAGCAGTGCTTGCACGTGTTGTTGCCATCTCTAAGGAGAAAAATGGTCGAGCTCTGGCTAACTCTAGTCGTAAGGCCGATTTGAAGACACTGGCTGATGCCTATAACGATGAAAGAAAGACCCTGTTTTCTAAACTAGGACAACTGGCGGACCAGATAACGATTCTCGACTACCAAGAACATTATCATGAAGATACTTGGGAGCTAGCTAAAACCTTCCAAACCTTTATGAGTGATTTTGTGGAGGCTTATCGTGAGCGTAAACGTTTGGAAAATGCCTTTGAATTCGCTGATATCAGCCATTACACCATTGAGATTTTAGAGAATTTCCCTAAAGTCCGCGAGGCTTATCAGGAACGATTTCATGAAGTCATGGTCGATGAGTATCAGGATACTAATCACATTCAAGAACGGATGCTGGAATTGCTGTCGAATGGTCACAATCGCTTTATGGTGGGAGATATCAAGCAATCCATCTACCGTTTCCGTCAGGCAGATCCCCAAATTTTCAATGAAAAATTCCAACGCTATGCGCAAAATCATAAAGAAGGCAAGTTGATTCTTCTTAAGGAAAATTTCCGTAGTAGTTCAGAAGTGCTGTCTGCAACCAATGATGTTTTTGCACGCCTTATGGACCAAGAGGTCGGCGAAATCAACTATGATAGCATGCACCAGCTTGTTTTTGCCAATACCAAGCTGACTCCTAATCCAGACAACAAGGCAGAATTTCTCCTCTACGATAAGGACGATAGTGGGCAAGAGGAGGAAGAGAGCCAAACAGAATCGAAACTAACTGGTGAAATGCGTCTGGTCATCAAGGAAATCTTGAAGCTCCATCAAGAGAAAGGTGTAGCCTTTAAGGAAATTGCCCTTTTGACTTCCAGTCGCAGTCGAAATGACCAGATTCTACTCGCACTGTCTGAGTACGGAATTCCAGTTAAAACCGACGGTGAGCAAAACAACTATCTCCAATCCCTAGAAGTACAAGTCATGCTGGATACGCTTCGTGTCATCCACAATCCCCTGCAAGACTACGCCTTGGTTGCCCTTATGAAGTCCCCTATGTTTGGTTTTGATGAGGACGAGTTAGCACGTTTGTCCCTTCAGAAAGCAGAGGATAAAATCCAAGAAAATCTCTATGAGAAACTGGTCAATGCTCAAAAACAAGCAGCTAGCCAGAAAAACTTAATCCACACCGCTCTAGCTGAAAAACTAAATCAATTCATGGATATTTTAGATTCTTGGCGCTTGTATGCCAAAGTTCACTCACTCTACGACTTGATTTGGAAGATTTATAATGACCGTTTTTACTATGACTATGTTGGTGCTTTGCTCAATGGTCCAGCCAGACAAGCCAATCTTTATGCCCTAGCTCTGCGAGCAGACCAGTTTGAAAAGAGCAATTTCAAGGGTTTGTCTCGTTTTATCCGTATGATTGATCAGGTTTTGGATGCCCAGCATGATCTCGCAAGCGTAGCCGTCGCACCACCAAAAGACGCCGTAGAGCTCATGACCATTCACAAGAGTAAAGGTCTGGAGTTTCCTTATGTCTTTATCCTCAATATGGATCAGGACTTCAATAAGCAAGACTCGATGTCAGACGTCATTCTCAGCCGTCAAAATGGGCTTGGTGTCAAATACATTGCCAAGGTGGAAACAGGAGCAGTGGAAGCACACTATCCTAAAACCATCAAACTCTCCATTCCCAGCCTTACCTATACGCAGAATGAAGAAGAACTGCAATTGGCTAGCTACTCAGAGCAGATGCGTCTGCTGTATGTTGCCATGACGCGAGCCGAGAGAAAGCTTTATCTTGTCGGTAAGGGCTCTCGTGAAAAGCTAGAAGCTAAGGAATACCCAGCAGCAAATAACGGAAAATTAGATAGCAATACCAGACTGCAAGCCAGAAATTTCCAAGATTGGATCTGGGCTATTAGCAAAGTATTTGCCAAGGACAATCTCAACTTTAGCTATCGTTTTGTTGGTGAAGACCAGCTGACCAGAGAAGCTATCGGAGAATTGGAAAACAAGAGTCCTCTACAAGATAGCTCTCAAGCAGACAACCGCCAGTCAGAAACCATCAAAGAGGCTTTGGAAATGCTGAAAGAGGTGGAAGTTTATAATACTCTTCACCGCGCAGCCATTGAACTATCAAGTGTTCAAACCCCAAGCCAAATCAAGAAATTCTACGAACCCGTTATGGATATGGAAGGGGTACAAATTGCTAACCAAACTCAATCACCGGAAAAGCAAATCAGCTTTGATTTACCAGATTTTTCAACTAAAGAAAAGGTAACTGGAGCGGAGATTGGTAGTGCAACCCACGAACTGATGCAGAGAATTGACCTCAGTCAGCAACCAACACTTGCTAGTCTGGCAGAAACTCTCAAACAAGTTCAGACTAGTCCAGCTGTTAGAGACAAAATCAATCTTTCTAAAATCCTAGCTTTCTTTGACACATCACTTGGTCAGGAGATTCTTGGTAATACCAGCCATCTTTATCGCGAGCAACCTTTCTCCATGCTCAAACGCGACCAAAAGAGTCAGGAAGACTTTGTTGTTCGTGGAATCTTGGATGGCTATCTTCTTTATAAGGATCGTATCGTTCTTTTCGACTACAAAACAGACCGTTACGACGAACCAAGTCAACTCATAGACCGTTATCGTGGCCAGTTAGCGCTATACGGAGAGGCTTTATCACGAGCCTATTCTATTAAAAATATTGAAAAATACTTGATCTTACTTGGCAAAGACGAGGTTCAAGTTGTAAAAGTATAA
- the mazE gene encoding type II toxin-antitoxin system PemI/MazE family antitoxin, translating into MNTVKTRKVGNSLTVTIPKNLGMTEGQEMVVYKGIDGVIVLAPKLKDPFDGITDLRMTNDFEGVRSLDSEI; encoded by the coding sequence ATGAATACAGTAAAGACTCGGAAGGTAGGGAATTCTCTCACTGTGACCATTCCTAAAAATTTAGGTATGACAGAAGGTCAAGAAATGGTTGTCTACAAAGGGATTGACGGAGTCATTGTCTTAGCTCCAAAACTGAAAGATCCTTTTGATGGGATTACTGATTTGAGAATGACAAATGATTTTGAAGGGGTAAGATCACTTGATAGCGAAATCTGA
- a CDS encoding ribonuclease HII produces the protein MTTIKEIKELLATVKELDNPLFPELEKDSRSGVQKEISKRKKAIQAELDEDLRLESMLSYEKELYKQGVTLIAGVDEVGRGPLAGPVVAAAVILPKNCKIRGLNDSKKIPKKKHAEIFQAVQDQALSIGIGTMDNHIIDQVNIYEATKLAMKEAISQLSPQPEHLLIDAMKLELPISQTSIIKGDANSLSIAAASIVAKVTRDELMKDYDDQYPGYDFVTNAGYGTAKHLEGLEKLGVTPIHRTSFEPVKTLVSTKKDK, from the coding sequence ATGACGACGATTAAAGAAATCAAAGAACTTCTGGCTACTGTCAAAGAATTAGACAATCCTCTTTTTCCTGAACTGGAAAAAGATAGTCGTTCTGGGGTTCAAAAGGAAATCAGCAAGCGTAAAAAAGCCATACAGGCTGAACTGGATGAGGACCTTCGTTTGGAATCCATGCTTTCCTATGAAAAAGAGCTTTACAAGCAAGGAGTGACCTTAATAGCAGGTGTTGATGAGGTCGGCCGTGGTCCTCTGGCTGGACCTGTAGTTGCAGCAGCGGTAATCTTGCCTAAAAATTGTAAAATCAGAGGCCTCAACGATAGTAAGAAAATCCCTAAAAAGAAGCATGCGGAGATTTTTCAAGCCGTTCAAGACCAAGCTTTATCAATCGGTATTGGTACCATGGATAATCACATTATTGACCAAGTCAATATCTATGAAGCGACAAAACTCGCCATGAAAGAAGCAATCTCTCAGCTCAGTCCGCAACCTGAGCACCTCTTGATAGATGCCATGAAACTGGAGTTACCAATTTCACAAACCTCCATTATCAAAGGAGATGCTAACTCCCTCTCGATCGCAGCTGCATCTATAGTGGCTAAGGTGACACGGGATGAATTGATGAAGGACTATGATGATCAATATCCTGGATATGATTTTGTAACTAATGCAGGATACGGAACAGCTAAACATCTAGAAGGATTGGAAAAACTAGGTGTCACCCCAATTCACCGAACCAGTTTTGAACCAGTCAAAACACTAGTTTCAACCAAGAAAGATAAGTAA
- a CDS encoding MepB family protein yields MKILDVLYNFYGDFDFIEEKYNEKYEGILINIKEEQGYKRCRLAKRTPKKEGYFTVFWKKDQNNKNIPYTNEDLGNELIIVIIDNDKRGLFIIPNEVAIRKNILSTKDSNGKMSMRFYPPWCSNLNTTARATQKWQLQYFREIKV; encoded by the coding sequence ATGAAAATACTCGATGTTTTATATAATTTTTATGGTGATTTTGATTTCATTGAAGAAAAATACAATGAAAAATACGAAGGTATTCTTATCAATATAAAGGAAGAGCAAGGGTATAAAAGATGCCGCTTGGCAAAAAGAACACCGAAAAAAGAAGGATATTTTACAGTTTTTTGGAAAAAAGACCAAAACAACAAGAACATTCCTTATACCAATGAGGATTTAGGAAATGAACTTATAATCGTTATCATTGATAATGATAAGAGGGGACTATTCATTATTCCAAACGAGGTGGCTATTCGTAAAAACATTCTGTCGACAAAAGATAGCAATGGAAAAATGTCTATGCGATTTTATCCTCCTTGGTGCTCAAATTTAAATACAACAGCTCGAGCAACACAAAAATGGCAATTGCAATATTTTAGAGAAATTAAAGTATAA